AAAACCTGTATGGCAGCGAAGCGTCTTCGCCAGCATAAGCAATACCTATACGCGGAACAACAGCCACTTGATCATCGGGAATATTCAAGCCTTGGTCTTCAATCCATAATACATTGCTTTGCAAGCTGATGCCGTTTATCTTACGCGAGATCCCCAGTGCCTTACAAACAGAGCCAGGTCCTGCTGTGATGGTAGGCTTAATTACAGCCATATTGCGCCGAGTCATCATTATATCGATACCTTCAGTTGGGTTTACAGCCCTGATGAGCACTGCATGAGGTTGGCCGCTAACAGAAGTTACCACGTTCAGCATTTCGTGTATACCGTAACAAAGATACACATATGCAACACCACCATCTTCAAACATTATCTTCGTACGCGGGGTTAAGCGGTTGCCATAAGCATGTGAAGCTTTATCGATGATGCCATTATAGGCCTCTGTTTCTACAATATACCCACCTGTAAGCTGACCATTTATACGGGTGAATAAATATTTGCCCAGCAGACTACGGGCAACTGCTGTTACGTTGGTATTTTGGTAAAAGGTCTCagataatttcatcgatcCATTACGAGTAACACAGCCTTATTAATTCCTCGAGATATTAAGCCCCAGTTTTATCAGATAGATCTGGAGATATCTAGAAATGGTTAATTACTTAGTTGCAGACTCATCCAGTACggagttgaaaaattttagTTATTCTagctgaaatttgaaaaaaaatgcttCTCA
The window above is part of the Torulaspora delbrueckii CBS 1146 chromosome 3, complete genome genome. Proteins encoded here:
- the TDEL0C00520 gene encoding DNA-3-methyladenine glycosylase, encoding MKLSETFYQNTNVTAVARSLLGKYLFTRINGQLTGGYIVETEAYNGIIDKASHAYGNRLTPRTKIMFEDGGVAYVYLCYGIHEMLNVVTSVSGQPHAVLIRAVNPTEGIDIMMTRRNMAVIKPTITAGPGSVCKALGISRKINGISLQSNVLWIEDQGLNIPDDQVAVVPRIGIAYAGEDASLPYRFYVKDNVYVSKRVTKRVTKRVTKRIKEIGDTIGT